A genomic segment from Rubrobacter tropicus encodes:
- a CDS encoding NUDIX domain-containing protein, producing MGVGERAAVVILDGDRVLLMRRRKETEDYYVLPGGGIEPGETPDEAAVREAREETGLYVRLDRKLGVFDDNGRRGHYFLVTKFEGTQRVGGPERERMSPENRYDLEWAEVERLRVLEIRPAGIAAVCEGGLHRRDA from the coding sequence TTGGGAGTAGGCGAGCGGGCCGCCGTAGTGATCCTGGACGGCGACCGTGTCTTGCTGATGCGCCGCAGAAAGGAGACCGAAGACTACTACGTGTTGCCCGGAGGCGGCATAGAACCTGGCGAGACGCCCGACGAAGCGGCCGTACGCGAAGCCAGGGAGGAGACGGGCCTCTACGTCAGGCTGGACCGTAAGCTCGGCGTCTTCGACGACAACGGTCGCCGGGGGCACTACTTTCTGGTCACGAAGTTCGAGGGGACGCAGCGGGTGGGAGGTCCTGAGCGGGAGCGGATGTCGCCCGAGAACCGCTACGATCTGGAGTGGGCCGAGGTCGAGCGGTTGCGGGTCCTCGAGATCCGTCCCGCCGGAATCGCCGCCGTCTGCGAGGGTGGTCTTCACCGACGCGACGCCTGA
- a CDS encoding CaiB/BaiF CoA transferase family protein has protein sequence MLPLEGSRVLDLSRVLAGPYATMALADLGADVLKVEHPERGDDTRHWGPPFAGGESAYFLSVNRNKRSIGVDLKTEEGLERVRRLASEADVVIENWKRGALEGMGLGYEALKEENPDLIYCSITGFGPGPDEDRPGYDFLVQARAGIMGITGQPGGEPTKVGVAAADIFCGLMAANAILAALHRRSVTGEGARVEVPLFESTLSWLANRGQEYLISGNDTGLIGNAHPSIVPYQTFDASDRPIVIAVGNDAQFGRLCQAVGLPDLADDERYAANPDRVANRRELVAVLQERFSDRTADEWTEKVRGAGVPCGPVNALSDVFEDEHVLGSGMLQVVEHPAAGTLKMLASPVLVDGRRLPVRYPPPTLGQHSGLEGWE, from the coding sequence ATGCTCCCGCTCGAAGGGTCGAGGGTCCTAGATCTGTCGCGGGTGCTGGCCGGTCCCTACGCTACGATGGCGCTCGCGGACCTCGGCGCGGACGTCCTCAAAGTAGAGCACCCCGAACGCGGCGACGACACCCGCCACTGGGGGCCGCCCTTCGCCGGCGGAGAATCCGCGTACTTCCTCTCCGTGAACCGGAACAAGAGGTCTATCGGGGTGGATCTGAAGACCGAAGAAGGGCTGGAGCGCGTAAGGCGCCTCGCCTCGGAAGCCGACGTCGTCATCGAGAACTGGAAGCGCGGCGCCCTGGAAGGCATGGGCCTCGGCTACGAAGCCCTAAAGGAAGAAAACCCCGACCTTATCTACTGCTCCATAACCGGGTTTGGTCCGGGGCCCGACGAGGACCGTCCCGGCTACGATTTTCTGGTGCAGGCGAGGGCCGGGATCATGGGCATAACCGGCCAGCCTGGGGGCGAACCGACAAAGGTCGGCGTCGCCGCGGCCGACATCTTCTGCGGGTTGATGGCGGCCAACGCGATCCTGGCCGCCCTGCACCGCCGCTCCGTGACGGGAGAGGGGGCGCGCGTCGAGGTGCCCCTGTTCGAGTCAACGCTCTCGTGGCTCGCCAACCGCGGGCAGGAGTACCTGATCAGCGGCAACGACACGGGCCTCATCGGAAACGCCCACCCCTCCATCGTCCCCTACCAGACGTTCGACGCCTCGGACAGGCCCATCGTGATCGCCGTGGGCAACGACGCCCAGTTCGGGAGGTTGTGCCAGGCCGTCGGCCTGCCCGACCTCGCCGACGACGAACGCTACGCCGCCAACCCCGACAGGGTCGCGAACAGAAGAGAGCTGGTCGCGGTCCTGCAAGAGCGGTTCTCCGATCGGACGGCGGATGAGTGGACCGAGAAGGTTCGAGGCGCGGGCGTACCGTGCGGGCCGGTCAACGCCCTGTCCGACGTCTTCGAAGACGAGCACGTACTCGGCTCTGGCATGTTGCAGGTGGTTGAGCACCCGGCCGCCGGGACGCTCAAGATGCTCGCCTCGCCGGTGCTCGTGGATGGAAGGCGGCTGCCCGTGCGATATCCCCCTCCGACCCTGGGTCAACACAGTGGGCTGGAAGGTTGGGAGTAG
- a CDS encoding cupin domain-containing protein — protein sequence MKDIERARRVPFGELPWAEDAPGIRAREVDVRGARWATVEYEAGAAREEWCEEGHRGFVISGEIEYEFDDGSEPLWASEGEAFFLPPAPLGAGAHRGHNPSEGPTLLFLIDDAREG from the coding sequence ATGAAAGACATCGAGAGGGCGCGCAGGGTGCCTTTCGGGGAGCTTCCCTGGGCCGAAGACGCGCCGGGCATCCGGGCGCGCGAGGTGGACGTGAGGGGGGCGCGGTGGGCCACGGTCGAGTACGAGGCGGGGGCCGCGAGGGAGGAGTGGTGCGAAGAAGGTCACAGGGGGTTCGTGATCTCGGGCGAGATCGAGTACGAGTTCGACGACGGCAGCGAACCTCTATGGGCTTCTGAAGGCGAGGCGTTCTTCCTTCCCCCCGCCCCCCTCGGCGCGGGGGCCCACAGGGGGCACAACCCCTCCGAAGGCCCGACCCTGCTCTTCCTCATAGACGACGCCCGCGAGGGCTGA
- a CDS encoding hydantoinase B/oxoprolinase family protein, with the protein MTERRTEAGPQTLDPVTFEVLKNAFVTVVDEMAEQILRTCHSFVIWARDFSNALCDAEGNTIMQGSQDIAVHVGTLHFTAKAVIEAFEGDIHPGDVFAINDPYVGGTHFNDVRIIRPIFAEDELIAFAQSNGHWADVGGTVPGSFDISAKTHFGEGLRIPAVRIWSRGEYRQDVVNLITSNTRAPGDVEGDLRAQAEATRVAEREILRFVEKYGKDTVTTAFSEVQDYVERLTRKRVLELPDGTWETEDYIDGDPSAEEGLIPIKVKMTIEGDNISYDLTGSHPVIGSFLNAGMGTGFSGIVAGTKTFFPEVPLNSGFYRVLDVLLPENTVVNAPWPTAVTGFCSGAYEKIMNSLFELWSEVMPERALACCFNLEYLLIGGQDKRSDPSPFFMWYDWMVGGWGGRNGRDGSNATSPVFGVGLAVQPFEGQERLTPVVTSSHRIVADSGGPGRFRGGCGVEKGGALTEIDDTVMSYCCDRARSITWGMQGGLPSCPHGVWLNKDGPDERFLGAVFSNVAVKEGDAFTRPSAGGGGYGDPLLREPDSVKEDVEDGYVTPAGAKRDYGVVVREVDAELAEWEVDQEATQKERATIREGRLGWLREDPEKVAQGYRDGKLGTLDVIRRHGVILDWGTGELLPNTTEGFRAMLARRSTSHWENGAEHA; encoded by the coding sequence ATGACCGAGCGGCGGACGGAGGCCGGGCCCCAGACCCTCGACCCTGTTACCTTCGAGGTCCTGAAAAACGCGTTCGTCACGGTCGTCGACGAGATGGCAGAGCAGATCCTGCGCACCTGCCACTCGTTCGTGATCTGGGCCAGGGACTTCTCGAACGCCCTCTGCGACGCCGAGGGCAACACCATCATGCAGGGCAGCCAGGACATCGCCGTCCACGTCGGCACCCTCCACTTCACCGCCAAGGCGGTCATCGAAGCCTTCGAGGGCGACATACACCCCGGCGACGTGTTCGCCATAAACGACCCCTACGTCGGCGGGACGCACTTCAACGACGTGCGCATCATCCGGCCCATCTTCGCCGAAGACGAGCTTATAGCCTTCGCCCAGAGTAACGGCCACTGGGCGGACGTTGGCGGGACGGTCCCCGGCTCCTTCGACATCAGCGCGAAGACACACTTCGGGGAGGGGTTGCGAATTCCGGCGGTCAGGATCTGGTCCAGGGGCGAGTACCGCCAGGACGTGGTGAACCTCATCACCTCCAACACCAGGGCTCCGGGCGACGTCGAGGGGGACCTGCGCGCCCAGGCCGAGGCGACGCGGGTGGCCGAGCGCGAGATCCTGCGCTTCGTCGAGAAGTACGGCAAGGACACCGTCACTACCGCGTTCTCCGAGGTCCAGGATTACGTGGAGCGCCTCACCCGCAAACGGGTCCTCGAGCTGCCGGACGGCACCTGGGAGACGGAGGACTACATAGACGGCGACCCGAGCGCCGAGGAGGGGCTCATCCCAATAAAGGTCAAGATGACCATAGAAGGGGACAACATCTCCTACGACCTGACGGGGAGCCACCCGGTGATCGGCTCGTTCTTGAACGCCGGCATGGGCACCGGCTTCTCCGGGATCGTCGCCGGCACGAAGACGTTCTTCCCCGAGGTGCCCCTGAACTCCGGGTTCTACCGGGTCCTCGACGTGCTCCTGCCGGAGAACACGGTCGTCAACGCGCCGTGGCCGACGGCCGTGACGGGCTTCTGCTCGGGGGCCTACGAGAAGATCATGAACTCCCTCTTCGAGCTCTGGTCCGAGGTGATGCCCGAGCGGGCGCTCGCCTGCTGCTTCAATCTGGAATACCTCCTGATCGGGGGCCAGGACAAACGCTCCGACCCCTCCCCGTTTTTCATGTGGTACGACTGGATGGTCGGCGGCTGGGGCGGCCGGAACGGCAGGGACGGCTCGAACGCCACCTCCCCGGTTTTCGGCGTCGGCCTCGCCGTCCAGCCCTTCGAGGGCCAGGAGCGCCTCACACCCGTCGTCACCTCCTCCCACCGCATAGTCGCGGACTCGGGCGGTCCGGGCCGGTTCCGGGGCGGCTGCGGCGTCGAGAAGGGCGGCGCCCTCACCGAGATAGACGACACCGTGATGTCCTACTGCTGCGACCGCGCCCGCTCCATAACCTGGGGCATGCAAGGCGGCCTCCCCTCCTGCCCCCACGGCGTATGGCTGAACAAGGACGGGCCGGACGAGAGGTTCCTGGGGGCGGTTTTCTCCAACGTGGCCGTCAAGGAAGGCGACGCCTTCACCCGGCCCTCGGCGGGCGGAGGCGGCTACGGCGACCCGCTCCTGCGCGAACCCGATTCCGTCAAGGAAGACGTGGAAGACGGCTACGTCACCCCTGCTGGGGCGAAGCGCGACTACGGCGTCGTCGTGCGCGAGGTCGACGCCGAGCTCGCCGAGTGGGAGGTGGACCAGGAGGCCACGCAGAAAGAGCGGGCGACTATTCGCGAAGGAAGGTTGGGCTGGTTACGAGAAGATCCGGAGAAAGTCGCGCAGGGGTACAGAGATGGGAAGCTTGGGACGCTCGACGTCATCCGGCGGCACGGCGTGATCCTGGACTGGGGCACGGGCGAGCTACTGCCCAACACGACGGAAGGCTTCCGGGCGATGCTCGCGCGGAGATCCACGTCCCACTGGGAGAACGGAGCGGAACACGCATGA
- a CDS encoding hydantoinase/oxoprolinase family protein, giving the protein MLHLAVDIGGTFTDICVFDEGDGTTRVGKVSSTRDPIDAVFEGIEAVGVSPAEVGLFSHGTTVATNALITRRFARAAMVTTEGFRDVIEIRRGTKQDLWDAYKDVAPPYIRRRDRFEVGERLDYSGKVLRELDEDGVRRAAYLIRRRGIETVAVCLVNSHANPAHEERVKEILEEELPGAFVSTSSEVLPEIFEHERFSTTVANAVLSPLVGDYARRLAGRMKEGGYEGDVLLLHSGGGVMTVDVVERLGGRLASSGLAAGAIACGHLAKLAGYRNAVGLDMGGTSADISVMVDGETRTTNDWSVEYGYPIRFPSVEVSTIGAGGGSIAWIDAAGSLRNGPQSAGSDPGPACYGRGGEEPTNTDANLLLGRLGDELIGGAMRLDRGRAEAAVSKVGEPLGLGVTEAARAVVEVANANLADAIRLALIQRGHDPRDFALVAFGGAGPLHGAELARELSIPTVLVPPNPGITSALGCLLVDIRHDFSQMYLVPAGETDPQEIERRFAALEEGARERLGAEGIAEEDMRLLRTVDMRYVGQWRSLEIPVDGKVESLEGLLGRFHEEHERQHTYKREGSPVEIYQLRVAAVGETPKPDLPHQEPEDHEPEPDEHREVFFGDDEAVGAAVYRRDGLRPGARISGPAIVDQLDSTVVVPPGDTAEVDGYFNVIIKVGGGE; this is encoded by the coding sequence TTGCTGCATCTGGCTGTGGATATAGGGGGCACTTTCACGGACATCTGCGTCTTCGACGAAGGGGACGGCACGACGCGCGTCGGGAAGGTCTCTTCGACGCGGGATCCCATAGACGCCGTCTTCGAGGGGATAGAGGCGGTGGGGGTCTCCCCGGCCGAGGTGGGGCTCTTCTCCCACGGCACGACCGTGGCGACGAACGCGCTCATCACGCGGCGGTTCGCGCGGGCGGCGATGGTCACGACGGAAGGCTTCCGGGACGTCATCGAGATCCGGCGCGGCACCAAGCAGGACCTCTGGGACGCCTACAAGGACGTGGCCCCGCCCTACATCCGCAGGCGCGACCGCTTCGAGGTCGGTGAGAGGCTCGACTACTCCGGCAAGGTGCTCCGGGAGCTGGACGAGGACGGTGTGCGGCGGGCTGCGTACCTGATCCGCCGCCGCGGCATCGAGACGGTGGCCGTCTGCCTGGTCAATTCCCACGCCAACCCGGCCCACGAGGAGCGAGTAAAGGAGATCTTGGAAGAAGAGTTGCCCGGCGCCTTCGTCTCGACCTCGAGCGAGGTGCTGCCAGAAATCTTCGAGCACGAGCGCTTCTCCACGACGGTGGCGAACGCCGTTCTCTCCCCCCTCGTTGGCGACTATGCCCGCCGGCTGGCCGGGCGCATGAAGGAGGGCGGGTACGAGGGGGACGTGCTGCTTTTGCACTCCGGCGGCGGCGTCATGACCGTGGACGTGGTCGAGCGGCTCGGGGGACGGCTCGCCTCCTCCGGGCTCGCCGCTGGCGCCATCGCCTGCGGCCACCTCGCCAAGCTCGCCGGATACCGGAACGCCGTCGGCCTAGACATGGGGGGCACGAGCGCTGATATATCCGTCATGGTCGACGGGGAGACGCGCACGACGAACGACTGGTCCGTCGAGTACGGGTACCCGATCCGGTTCCCGAGCGTCGAGGTCTCCACCATAGGCGCCGGCGGTGGCTCCATCGCCTGGATCGACGCCGCCGGTTCTTTGCGCAACGGCCCCCAGTCGGCGGGGTCCGACCCCGGCCCCGCCTGCTACGGCCGGGGCGGCGAGGAGCCTACGAACACCGACGCAAACCTCCTTCTCGGGCGTCTCGGCGATGAACTCATAGGCGGCGCCATGCGACTGGACCGCGGCAGGGCGGAGGCGGCGGTCTCGAAGGTGGGCGAACCGCTCGGCCTGGGCGTTACGGAGGCGGCGCGGGCGGTCGTCGAGGTGGCGAACGCGAACCTGGCCGACGCCATAAGGCTCGCCCTCATACAGCGCGGCCACGACCCCCGCGACTTCGCGCTGGTAGCCTTCGGCGGCGCGGGGCCCCTGCACGGGGCGGAGCTCGCGCGCGAACTCTCGATCCCGACGGTGCTCGTTCCGCCGAACCCCGGCATCACGAGCGCCCTCGGGTGCCTGCTCGTGGACATCCGCCACGACTTCTCCCAGATGTACCTGGTCCCCGCGGGCGAGACCGACCCGCAAGAGATCGAACGCCGCTTCGCCGCCCTCGAGGAAGGAGCCCGCGAGCGGCTCGGGGCGGAGGGCATCGCCGAGGAGGACATGCGCCTGCTGCGGACGGTCGACATGCGCTACGTCGGGCAGTGGAGGTCGTTGGAGATCCCGGTCGACGGGAAGGTCGAATCCCTGGAGGGTTTGCTAGGCCGCTTCCACGAGGAACACGAGCGCCAGCACACCTACAAGCGGGAAGGTTCCCCGGTCGAGATCTACCAGCTCAGGGTGGCCGCCGTCGGCGAGACCCCGAAACCGGACCTTCCCCATCAAGAGCCGGAGGACCACGAGCCCGAACCGGACGAGCACAGGGAGGTGTTCTTCGGCGACGATGAGGCGGTCGGGGCGGCGGTCTACCGGCGGGACGGGTTGCGGCCGGGGGCTCGGATCTCGGGTCCGGCGATAGTAGACCAGCTCGACTCGACGGTGGTAGTGCCGCCCGGCGATACGGCCGAGGTTGACGGGTACTTTAACGTGATCATAAAGGTTGGTGGTGGCGAATGA
- a CDS encoding acyl-CoA dehydrogenase family protein — protein sequence MQAHLSEEELAVRDKVRSFVRERIKPNINGWFDKAIFPKEIVPEFADLGLLGMHLTGYGCAGRSAVEYGLACMELEAGDSGLRTFVSVQGSLAMSAIHKFGSEEQKQEWLPRMAKGEAIGCFGLTEPTAGSDPASMKTFARREGSDWVLNGQKRWIGLATIADIAVVWARTDEENNPVRGFLVPTDAEGFSARDITPKLSMRASIQCDVTFDDVRLPESAMLPQARGLGGPFACLNEARYGIIWGAMGAARDCFESARDYALSREQFGKPIGSFQLVQQKLVNMLIEIEKGTLLALHIGRMKDEGTLRPEQISLGKLNNVREAIEIAREARTVFGGNGVTLEYPPMRHMANLESVRTYEGTDEVHTLILGNAITGIQSFR from the coding sequence ATGCAAGCCCACCTCTCCGAAGAAGAGCTCGCGGTGCGAGACAAGGTCCGCTCCTTCGTGCGCGAGAGGATCAAGCCCAACATAAACGGGTGGTTCGACAAAGCGATCTTCCCGAAAGAGATAGTCCCCGAGTTCGCGGACCTCGGCCTCCTCGGCATGCACCTGACCGGGTACGGCTGCGCCGGCAGAAGCGCCGTCGAGTACGGCCTGGCCTGCATGGAGCTAGAAGCGGGCGACTCCGGCCTTCGCACCTTCGTCTCCGTCCAGGGCTCCCTCGCCATGAGCGCCATCCACAAGTTCGGCTCCGAGGAGCAGAAACAAGAATGGCTCCCCCGGATGGCAAAAGGCGAGGCGATAGGCTGCTTCGGCCTTACGGAGCCTACGGCCGGCTCCGACCCCGCGAGTATGAAGACCTTCGCCCGCAGGGAGGGCTCTGATTGGGTCCTAAACGGGCAGAAGCGCTGGATCGGCCTGGCCACCATCGCCGACATCGCCGTCGTGTGGGCCCGCACCGACGAGGAGAACAACCCGGTCAGGGGATTCCTCGTCCCGACGGACGCAGAAGGTTTCTCGGCCAGGGACATCACCCCCAAGCTCTCGATGCGTGCGAGCATACAGTGCGACGTAACGTTCGACGACGTCCGCCTGCCCGAGAGCGCCATGCTCCCGCAAGCGCGGGGCCTCGGCGGTCCCTTCGCCTGCCTCAACGAGGCCCGCTACGGCATCATCTGGGGGGCGATGGGGGCGGCGAGGGACTGCTTCGAGTCTGCGAGGGACTACGCGCTCTCCAGGGAGCAGTTCGGCAAGCCGATAGGGTCCTTCCAGCTCGTGCAGCAGAAGCTGGTGAATATGCTCATCGAGATAGAGAAGGGGACGCTGCTGGCGCTCCACATCGGCAGGATGAAAGACGAAGGCACCCTCAGGCCCGAGCAGATCTCTTTAGGCAAGCTAAACAACGTGCGCGAGGCGATAGAGATAGCCCGCGAGGCGAGGACGGTCTTCGGCGGCAACGGGGTGACCTTGGAGTACCCGCCGATGAGGCACATGGCGAACCTCGAAAGCGTGCGCACCTACGAGGGCACAGACGAGGTCCACACCCTCATCCTCGGCAACGCCATAACCGGCATCCAGAGCTTTCGATAG
- a CDS encoding quinone oxidoreductase family protein: MKAIVADKLGEPEVLRYVDAERPSPGEGEVLIGVEAAGINYADTMRRRDQYLTRQKFPFTPGSEVAGTVVEVGEGVDNASEGDRVVTLLDTGGYADFAVAPAASLIPMPDDLDFDEAAAVPLQGLTAYHVIKTSGALKEGESVLVHAAAGGVGTLAVQMAKLLGAGKVVATAGSDEKLDLACSLGADVLIDYTQEDWPEKVRGATEGKGADVILEMVGADFPEKNLECLSIFGRMVVYGAASGDRGNIVPAALMTGCHSVVGFWLVRIMQRPDLFVPSLEETLGWIASGDLKLTIGARYPLEKAAEAHADLEGRKTTGKLVLKP, encoded by the coding sequence ATGAAGGCGATAGTGGCCGATAAGCTCGGGGAGCCTGAGGTTCTCCGCTACGTGGACGCCGAGCGTCCATCGCCGGGCGAGGGGGAGGTCTTGATCGGGGTCGAGGCCGCCGGCATCAACTACGCGGATACCATGCGCCGTCGGGACCAGTATCTAACCCGCCAGAAGTTCCCCTTCACCCCGGGCTCCGAGGTGGCGGGCACCGTCGTCGAGGTGGGGGAGGGCGTCGACAACGCCTCCGAGGGAGATCGGGTCGTAACGCTGCTCGACACGGGCGGCTACGCGGACTTCGCCGTGGCGCCCGCCGCGTCCCTCATCCCCATGCCTGACGACCTTGACTTCGACGAGGCCGCCGCCGTCCCCCTGCAGGGCCTGACCGCCTACCACGTCATCAAGACCTCGGGCGCGCTGAAAGAGGGCGAGAGCGTGCTCGTCCACGCCGCCGCGGGCGGCGTAGGCACCCTGGCGGTCCAGATGGCGAAGCTGCTCGGCGCCGGCAAGGTTGTTGCCACGGCCGGCAGCGACGAGAAGCTAGATCTCGCCTGCTCCCTCGGCGCCGACGTCCTGATCGACTACACGCAGGAAGACTGGCCCGAGAAGGTCCGCGGGGCCACCGAGGGCAAAGGCGCCGACGTGATCCTGGAGATGGTGGGCGCCGACTTCCCCGAGAAGAACCTCGAATGCCTCTCCATCTTCGGCCGCATGGTCGTTTACGGGGCGGCCAGCGGGGACCGGGGCAACATTGTCCCCGCCGCCCTCATGACGGGCTGCCACTCCGTCGTCGGCTTCTGGCTCGTGCGCATCATGCAACGCCCCGATCTCTTCGTCCCTAGCCTGGAAGAGACCCTCGGCTGGATAGCGTCCGGAGACCTCAAGCTGACCATAGGAGCCAGGTACCCGCTCGAAAAAGCGGCCGAAGCCCACGCCGACCTCGAAGGCCGCAAGACCACCGGAAAGCTGGTACTCAAGCCGTAA
- a CDS encoding VOC family protein, producing MGKREGYDPGTFSWVDLSTGDVGGAKDFYGGLFGWEFEDDEIPGGGIYTMCYLRGDAVAAMVEQDQHPGHWNNYVTVTSVDETAEKAGRLGTRVIEKPFDVMESGRMAVLADPDGAVLCAWEPRDHIGAGRVNDAGCMAWNELQSRAPEKASSFYRDLFGWQMEPIDQDGSTVYLTIRNSAGWMNGGIMPLSGRQGDAPSFWLTYFTVPSCDRAVERAEESGGGLLAGPMEPGMGRIAVLNDPQGAVFAVFEGETDE from the coding sequence GTGGGCAAAAGAGAGGGCTACGATCCCGGGACTTTTTCCTGGGTAGATCTGTCGACGGGCGACGTTGGCGGGGCGAAGGATTTCTACGGCGGGCTCTTCGGTTGGGAGTTCGAGGACGACGAGATCCCGGGCGGTGGGATCTACACGATGTGCTATTTACGGGGCGACGCGGTTGCCGCGATGGTCGAGCAGGACCAACATCCCGGGCACTGGAACAATTACGTCACCGTCACGAGCGTCGACGAGACCGCGGAGAAGGCCGGGCGGTTGGGCACCCGCGTGATCGAGAAGCCTTTCGACGTCATGGAGTCCGGGCGCATGGCGGTCTTGGCCGACCCGGATGGCGCGGTGCTCTGCGCGTGGGAGCCGCGGGACCACATCGGCGCCGGCAGGGTCAACGACGCGGGGTGCATGGCCTGGAACGAGCTCCAGAGCCGCGCGCCGGAGAAGGCCTCTTCTTTCTACAGAGACCTCTTCGGTTGGCAGATGGAACCAATAGATCAGGACGGGTCGACCGTCTACCTCACCATAAGAAACTCCGCCGGCTGGATGAACGGTGGGATCATGCCTTTGTCCGGGCGGCAGGGCGATGCGCCGTCCTTCTGGCTCACCTACTTCACGGTCCCTTCCTGCGACCGGGCGGTCGAGCGCGCGGAGGAGTCGGGCGGCGGGCTGCTCGCCGGGCCGATGGAGCCGGGGATGGGCAGGATCGCCGTCCTCAACGACCCGCAGGGTGCCGTTTTCGCCGTGTTCGAGGGCGAGACGGACGAGTAG
- the fabG gene encoding 3-oxoacyl-ACP reductase FabG produces the protein MRLSGRTAVVTGAARGIGAAEAIRMAQEGANVAVLDLSAEACQETVEAVEAAGAEAIAIACDVSSAQQVEKAFEEIHNRFGRVDILVNNAGLLRDNLSFKMSEDDWDKVLDVHLKGSFLCSKAAQKYMVEQEYGKIVMTSSIVALGNKGQANYSAAKAGLQALARTLALEVGRFNINVNAVAPGWIETEMTKEAAERVGMTMEDMKERFAKNIPLKRFGRVEDIANVVAFLVSDEASYISGETIYVSGGPSSSVI, from the coding sequence TTGAGGCTTAGCGGACGCACGGCGGTTGTCACGGGTGCCGCGCGGGGCATCGGGGCGGCCGAGGCGATTCGGATGGCGCAGGAGGGTGCCAACGTCGCGGTGTTGGACCTTTCGGCGGAGGCCTGTCAGGAGACGGTCGAGGCCGTCGAGGCGGCCGGGGCCGAGGCCATTGCGATCGCGTGCGACGTGTCGAGCGCGCAGCAGGTCGAGAAGGCTTTCGAGGAGATCCACAACCGATTCGGTCGGGTGGACATCCTGGTCAACAATGCGGGGCTCCTCAGGGACAACCTCTCGTTCAAGATGAGCGAGGACGACTGGGACAAGGTTCTCGACGTGCACCTCAAGGGCAGCTTCCTCTGCTCCAAGGCGGCGCAGAAGTACATGGTCGAGCAGGAGTACGGCAAGATCGTGATGACCAGCTCCATAGTTGCTTTGGGCAACAAAGGTCAGGCCAACTACTCGGCGGCCAAGGCCGGTTTGCAGGCTCTGGCGCGGACGTTGGCGCTCGAGGTCGGCCGGTTCAACATAAACGTCAACGCGGTCGCGCCGGGTTGGATCGAGACCGAGATGACCAAGGAGGCAGCCGAGCGGGTCGGGATGACCATGGAGGACATGAAGGAGCGGTTCGCCAAGAACATCCCCCTCAAGCGCTTCGGCCGCGTCGAGGACATCGCCAACGTCGTCGCCTTCCTCGTCTCCGACGAGGCCTCGTACATCAGCGGCGAGACCATCTACGTCTCGGGCGGGCCTTCTAGCTCGGTGATTTAG